GTACCGAGCTGACTCAAGATCGGCAAGTAATAATTCGCATAGTCGATAACGGGCCGGGAATTTCTGAGGATACAAAAAAGCGATTGTTTGACCCATTCTTTACCACTAAACCTGTAGGTAAAGGTACTGGATTGGGATTATCTATCTGCTATCAAATTATTGTTGAAAAACACGGTGGACAGATACATTGTGTATCTACTCCCGGACAAGGAGCCGAGTTCATTATTAAAATTCCACTGACTTTGCCTGCTTTCCCTGATTGCTGAAATGGTATAATACTAATTTGTAATTCGTAATTTGTAATTCGTAATTAAAATACAAAATAATGCTTAATCCGAGCAGTTTGCATAACTATTATATGTTACTTAAACAAAGCATTATTATCATTTTGGTATAATAATCTACTTCTAATTTCTTCAAAAAAATTGTGTAATGAGAAAGCTTTACTTCCTACTCCCTGGGACAGATAGCAAATTTGCCTGTGGTGGTTTATTTGCAGAGTTAAAAACACTTAATTTTGTTCAACAGTTCCGTAGTGCTGAGGTTGTAACTTACCGTCAACGAGAAAAAGGTAAACTTTTTATTAATGATTTGCTCAATGATCAAAATTTAGATGATGTAATTTTTGTCATTAGCTGGGGATTTCATATCGCTGAACTTGCTGCCAAGCTGAAGCAATACAATGTGGTTTATCATGCCCATAGTGCGGGTTACAAATTTAGTTTACCTGCGAGTATTCCTGTTATTACTGTCAGCCGCAATACAATGGGATATTGGGGGCAAAAATCACCTAACTCTCTAATCTATTATTTACCAAATCAAATTTCTGATGAATTTAAAAATTTACATCTTGAGCGGGATATAGATGTTTTAGTTCAGGCACGGAAATCTTCTGAGTATTTAATGCAAGAATTGATTCCGGCATTGCAAAAGCATTGTAAAGTATTGGTCGTTGATTCCTATGTAGAGGATATAGCCGGATTATTTAATCGGGCTAAGGTTTATCTGTATGACTCTGCGGAGTACTGGGCGCAGCAGGGTGTTAGTGAAGGGTTTGGTTTGCAACCAATGGAAGCTCTGGCTTGTGGATGTCAAGTTTTTTCTAGTGTCAATGGAGGACTATCTGATTACTTAGATCCTGGATTTAATTGCTATAAAATTGCCGGATATTCTTTAGAATATGATGTTAAACGTATTTTGAAGGTGCTGGAATCTCCAAGAGCGATCGCTTTGTCTGAGGAAGTTTTATCTGAGTATCGCAGTGAAAATATTATTAAACGTTTTCAAGTAATTTTGGATGAGCTAGATGAGTTTTTTGACCATAAAATGCATCATCCATCTAATATTAAAAGTTTGACTAAAATACGTGCAGTAAAATTATTTACACATAAGATATACAGTAAGCTGAAGAAGAAATACTTTCGGTAACATTTGGCAAGGGTTTACATTTAACTGTGGAATGGGATCTCATGTATCGCGATTGGTAGAAACCTCTCCTCTGTGCGAAATATCAGGGTTTCTACAGCATAAAACTATCTAGAATCTGCAAATGAGCTTTGACACTAAGTTTACATATCGGATTCTATCCTTTACACAGTCTCTCAAGATAATGACTATCCTTGAATAGAAGGGAATCAAAGAAAACGTAAATTGCCAGCAGGTGTCAAATGCTGCAAGCAGATCAGATATTACAAGACCGTTATCATATCCAACGTCAACTCGGCTACAACGGAATTCGCCAAACTTGGCTAGCAAGAGATTTACAAGCTGCGGATAAAGAAAATTCGTTAGTTGTGGTCAAACTCCTGGCTTTTGGCGGTACTGTACAGTGGGATGACCTGAAACTCTTTGAGAGAGAAGCACAGATTCTCAAACAGCTAAATCATCCGCGCATTCCTGAGTATATTGATTATTTTTGTATTGATGACCGTACACTCTGGTTTTGCTTAGTGCAAGAGTATATTCCTGGTGAGTCTCTCAAGGAAAAACTTGTTATTGGCGAAAGGTTTACAGAAAAACGAGCGAAAAAAATTGCTGTAGAGGTTTTAAATATTCTCACCCATCTACATGAGTTGAATCCAGGGGTATTGCATCGAGATATTAAACCGAGTAATTTAATCTGGGGCGAAGATAATCATATATATTTAGTTGATTTTGGCGCAGTTCAAGATAAAGCTGCAAAAGAAGGTGTTACTTTTACTGTCGTCGGTACTTATGGTTACGCCCCAATGGAACAATTTGGAGGTCGAGCTGTTGCGGCATCGGATCTTTATGCACTAGGGGCAACTTTGATTCATCTGTTAACTGGTGTTTGCCCAGCTGATTTACCCCAGCAAGATTTACGGCTGCAATTTACTAACCGAGTGAACCTGAGTCCGAGTTTTGTCAGTTGGCTAGAAAAATTGACAGAACCCGCGCCAGAGCAACGCTTTACTAACGCCCGTCAAGCGTTGAATGCTCTCCAATCTGGTTTAGCTGTTAAACCTGCTAAAAATCGGCTTTTGCCAGTAAAAGAATTTATTAACAATTCTGGTTGCGGCATCAATAATTACACTGAAACCGTGCCAGAAGAAATTCTTGGCTGGAATTGGGGCGCATTTCTGCTGCCTTGGATGTGGCTGTGGACTAATCAAGTCTGGTTTGGATTATTTTGCTTTGTACCCCAAATTGGTTGGGTAATGGCGATCGCTCTCGGTGCGAAAGGCAATGAATGGGCTTGGAAAAGTAGAGAGTGGCGCAGCATTGAACACTTCAAAGCCCATCAAAGAGGCTGGGCGATCGCTGGAGTTCTAATTGGCGCACCCATTAGTATCGTCTTCTGGGCATGGGCGATCATGTTTCTCAAATCTGCGTTCTAGGAGGAGAGACGCGATGAATCGCGTCTGTACAAGACCTAAGAGACGCGATTCATCGCGTCTCTTAGGTCTTTCTCCCTGCTCCCTACTCCCTACCCATTCACTGGCGATTCAACTACGCCCACAGGACAAGCAACGTTTGTCCCTCCTAAACCACAATATCCATTGGGATTTTTGGCTAGATATTGTTGATGGTAAGCTTCTGCGTAGTAGAACTCAGGAGCATCTAGAATTTCTGTGGTAATTTTGCCATACCCTGCGCCGTTAAGTGCTTGCTGATAAGCTTCCTGCGAGGCTTCTGCTAGCTGCTTTTGATTCTCAGAATATACATAAATTCCCGAACGATACTGAGTGCCAGCATCATTACCTTGACGCATTCCTTGGGTGGGGTTATGGCTTTCCCAGAAGACTTTCAGCAGTTCGGCATAACTAATCACTTTCGGGTCAAATACAACTAATACGACTTCATTATGACCAGTTCGCCCACTGCATACCTCTTCATAGGTGGGGTTGGGTGTGAAGCCAGCAGCATAACCCACCGCGGTGCTGTAAACTCCGTTTTGTTGCCAGAATTTGCGTTCTGCACCCCAAAAACAACCTAAACCAAATAACGCCTTTTCTAATCCATCGGGAAAAGGAGGTTGCAGGGGATTACCGTTAACATAATGATGAGCGGGTACTTTTAGAGACTCTGCTCTTCCTGGTAACGCTTCTTCACGAGTAGGCATAACCTGCTTTTTGCCAAATCCGAATAGTCCCATTGATTTTGACTCTGATATATATCTTTACCTTATTTACTATTGTAAAGATTCTGGCGATCGCTGGTAATTTGCTCGGTTTGGTTTGCTGTTGTAGCCTCAGAAATAACTGAGACACAAGCATTCACTAAAGGTAACAAAGGCCCTAGTTGTTCTTGCCCACTCACAGCTAAATCACTATGACATAAATAAATTCTGTCGGATACACGAGAGAGCAAATCTGCCAAAATCTTTCGCAGTCTTTCTTCTTCTGCCAGTTTCTCATCTTCTGCTGTCCAAGGTTCTCCTAACCTGTCTTGCAAGAAAAACGGCGCACCAAACAACGTAGCTGCACCGCCTTTTGCCCACAGAGGTGAACCAGCATCAAGCCAGAAATGCCAGCGGTGAGAGCGTCTGCTAGAGCGATATTGAAAGATGGTGGCTAAGGTGACAGCCTTTTTGGCTGCTCCAATGGGGCGCACAGGATAGGGGTTAGCAGTGATGGTTCCACGCCGTAGTAGTTGAATGAATTCAGTAATGGTGGTGTTGAGCGCTGAGGGAGGAGATGAGGAAGATAATTTTGAGTTGGCTTGTCGAATTCTGGTGTCAATTTCCCAATAGTGTTGGGCTGTTTCTAATAACTCCCGCAGTGCTGCTAGTTGCTCATAGGGGAGATTGCTGCCATTCCACAAAAAGTGCTGAATTCCTCTGTCTAAAAAGGAAATGGGACTGGGAATTAAGCGAAGTTCCTGTTGCGATCGCTGTTTATCTAACCAATCCAATATTTCATTATAGGCGGTGGTAGCTGCATAGCCGATTCTATCCCAGCGCTCAAATGTTGTTACAGCCAGTAAGTTGGGACTATCAGGATGGGGTACAAAACAGTAATCTGCAATCAAACCAGCGCGTACCGGATCTATCCTTTGTTGATGGAGTGAAGAATTACTCCCCCCCTCTTCCCCTCTCATACTTTCCCCCTGTCTCCCACTCAGTACCACTAGCATCTCTGCTACAGCATCCCGATCTACTAGGCGTCCTAAACCGGGATAAACTAGTGCCAGCATCGTGAGTAATGCGCGGATGACTGGTGAACTAATTAGGGGGCGTTGGTCATTGAGCGATTGTACCTGGATATTTTGCTTAACAAGGATTTCTACTAGAGTATAACGAGCGATCGCATCTAAACCAGGTGCAATAATCGCCACTTCTTCGGCTTCTACTTCCCCGGAGTTGATGGCATTGGCAATTACTTCTGCTGTTTGCCGCAATAGTTGAGCGCGGGAGGTAGTTTGAATGGAGTGTACTGCCTCTGGTAAGTTGGGCAACAGCATCGGTTCTGTAACTAATTCCACCATTGGCATAACGAGTTTATCTGCAAGTGACTCTGGAGGCGGGCCAGGGAGGATTTCCACCCGACAACGTTCTGCTAACCCTTCCATGTAGTTGGGATCTGCTCCTAATCCCAGTCGCACCGCACCATCGGGATTATAGCTAAATGCGCCGACTGCACCTTGATCCAATAGCAGCTCAAACAACTGACGCGCTACACCAGGATAATCATCCACATCGTCTGCTAGTATCGCTTGATAGCGTTTAGTTAGATGTTGTTGGTAATGGCGATCGCTTAATAAATGTTGGCTGTAGAGTTCGGTAATAATTCCATAAGTCAGCAATCCTCTCTCCAAACACCAGTTCCGCCAATCTAATAGCAAAGATGCTAAAAATTCCGGCTCTAGATTTAAATTGTTCTCCTGTAAGCCCCTTGCCAAAATCTGGGCAATATCTTCGCAAGGTGTACCGCTGTAAGCTGCTAATTGCAACAAGTCCAGGATGCGACGCACAAAGCGAGATTCATTCACTCCCGCAAGACGTAAAATTTCTTCGTCTAATTGGAAACGCCAGAGTTTTGTAGCTAATTCTTGCTCAGTCTCTGGGCGCAATCGTACTGGAAATTGTGCTTTAAGCTCCAATGACTCAATTAGCAAGGGCCAAAATAAAATAACTTCATCCTGGAAAAAACCTAGTGGAGTCTTGGCACGAACCGGATATTTCCCTAAAGTATTTGTAATAATTTTATCACCCAATTCTCGCCGATTATCATCATTGGCGGCTAAGACTAAAACTCCTGGTTCTGTGGGTTGAAGATACAAAAACTTTGATGTTTGGCCAGCTTTTTCCAGCCTTAGATTTTTAGTATAAAATGATTCAATATATTTATTTTCAGGTTGCACCCAATTACAAAATTGCTCTACCAAGCGAGCCGTCTTACCACTGCGGCTAGTGCCAACAATCCAAAGTGAATGAGAAACCACAAACCTTCTCCTTGTCGCTTTGCTAGTATATCTTGTGCGTTAACTTAATGTTAAGAATCACCAAAAAATGCTGGATGATTGCCTGCAATGAAAAACTCTGTTTTTAGCCAAAAAATTTACCATTTGTTACTGGCTGCTTATCGATGGTACTTACAAACGCCAGAACGTTCTCTAGATGAGGCATACCAAGCAGCATTAAAGATTAAGGAAATAGAAGATAAGCATTTCAATGGTAAGAAAATAGACGTTGATTCATCTCAGTACAGCAGCAGTGTCATGGATTATTTTGATTCAGACCTGAAAAAATTATTAAAAATGGCCAGAATGCGGCTAACAGAATTCAGGGCGAGCCGTTGGTTTTTAAACGAAGAGAATCAAAAAGCTGCTCAGAAAGCAGGTATAGAATATCCCAGCCCTTCTTTGGTTTTAGAAAAGCTCAACTTCATTGATCAAGTTATATCGAAATACACTACATTTGATGAGCCAACAACTTCTTCAGATTTAGTTACTAGTCCTAAGAATCTGCCAGATGA
This region of Nostoc sp. UHCC 0302 genomic DNA includes:
- a CDS encoding recombinase family protein — encoded protein: MVSHSLWIVGTSRSGKTARLVEQFCNWVQPENKYIESFYTKNLRLEKAGQTSKFLYLQPTEPGVLVLAANDDNRRELGDKIITNTLGKYPVRAKTPLGFFQDEVILFWPLLIESLELKAQFPVRLRPETEQELATKLWRFQLDEEILRLAGVNESRFVRRILDLLQLAAYSGTPCEDIAQILARGLQENNLNLEPEFLASLLLDWRNWCLERGLLTYGIITELYSQHLLSDRHYQQHLTKRYQAILADDVDDYPGVARQLFELLLDQGAVGAFSYNPDGAVRLGLGADPNYMEGLAERCRVEILPGPPPESLADKLVMPMVELVTEPMLLPNLPEAVHSIQTTSRAQLLRQTAEVIANAINSGEVEAEEVAIIAPGLDAIARYTLVEILVKQNIQVQSLNDQRPLISSPVIRALLTMLALVYPGLGRLVDRDAVAEMLVVLSGRQGESMRGEEGGSNSSLHQQRIDPVRAGLIADYCFVPHPDSPNLLAVTTFERWDRIGYAATTAYNEILDWLDKQRSQQELRLIPSPISFLDRGIQHFLWNGSNLPYEQLAALRELLETAQHYWEIDTRIRQANSKLSSSSPPSALNTTITEFIQLLRRGTITANPYPVRPIGAAKKAVTLATIFQYRSSRRSHRWHFWLDAGSPLWAKGGAATLFGAPFFLQDRLGEPWTAEDEKLAEEERLRKILADLLSRVSDRIYLCHSDLAVSGQEQLGPLLPLVNACVSVISEATTANQTEQITSDRQNLYNSK
- the msrA gene encoding peptide-methionine (S)-S-oxide reductase MsrA, giving the protein MGLFGFGKKQVMPTREEALPGRAESLKVPAHHYVNGNPLQPPFPDGLEKALFGLGCFWGAERKFWQQNGVYSTAVGYAAGFTPNPTYEEVCSGRTGHNEVVLVVFDPKVISYAELLKVFWESHNPTQGMRQGNDAGTQYRSGIYVYSENQKQLAEASQEAYQQALNGAGYGKITTEILDAPEFYYAEAYHQQYLAKNPNGYCGLGGTNVACPVGVVESPVNG
- a CDS encoding serine/threonine-protein kinase; the protein is MLQADQILQDRYHIQRQLGYNGIRQTWLARDLQAADKENSLVVVKLLAFGGTVQWDDLKLFEREAQILKQLNHPRIPEYIDYFCIDDRTLWFCLVQEYIPGESLKEKLVIGERFTEKRAKKIAVEVLNILTHLHELNPGVLHRDIKPSNLIWGEDNHIYLVDFGAVQDKAAKEGVTFTVVGTYGYAPMEQFGGRAVAASDLYALGATLIHLLTGVCPADLPQQDLRLQFTNRVNLSPSFVSWLEKLTEPAPEQRFTNARQALNALQSGLAVKPAKNRLLPVKEFINNSGCGINNYTETVPEEILGWNWGAFLLPWMWLWTNQVWFGLFCFVPQIGWVMAIALGAKGNEWAWKSREWRSIEHFKAHQRGWAIAGVLIGAPISIVFWAWAIMFLKSAF
- a CDS encoding glycosyltransferase; this encodes MRKLYFLLPGTDSKFACGGLFAELKTLNFVQQFRSAEVVTYRQREKGKLFINDLLNDQNLDDVIFVISWGFHIAELAAKLKQYNVVYHAHSAGYKFSLPASIPVITVSRNTMGYWGQKSPNSLIYYLPNQISDEFKNLHLERDIDVLVQARKSSEYLMQELIPALQKHCKVLVVDSYVEDIAGLFNRAKVYLYDSAEYWAQQGVSEGFGLQPMEALACGCQVFSSVNGGLSDYLDPGFNCYKIAGYSLEYDVKRILKVLESPRAIALSEEVLSEYRSENIIKRFQVILDELDEFFDHKMHHPSNIKSLTKIRAVKLFTHKIYSKLKKKYFR